The following coding sequences are from one Microbulbifer sp. TB1203 window:
- a CDS encoding efflux RND transporter permease subunit, translated as MNISQLAYRYRPVVFLATAVAVVYGAFSYFSLPAREDPKITIREAVISTSFPGLPAEEVEEKITKPIEEHVRALGEVENIRSTSIRGRSLIHVEIHDRYFNLDQIWDEVREQIDAARAELPEGTGTPVLNDDFGDVAVVTAALTAKHFSQAEQVEMAEHIRARLYAIEGTRRVQLLGVQPQRIFVDLPEARMAELGLSPLRLASQLQQRNILPPAGVIEAGEQRFALQVSGEYRSLEMLKLAEIQLPAGRGTVRLSDLGRIERGHQEPVEQTAYFNGRRAIVFAISMLDGYSVLDYGNAVAEALKEIRTTLPAGYQLDIMTLQAEQVANAVYGVSANVIQTLVIVLAVVILFLGVRTGLIVGSIIPIVMLITLAVMGFAGLTLERMSLATLIIALGLLVDNAIVIAEDFKTRLEGGASRDEALRQTGGELAVPLLSSTLTTILVFLPLMLAEHVAGEYTRSISVVIAITLLASWLLSLSVTPALCHRFLKASAAENNLSDRLFRWMAGRYERLLRRVMHRRMAFLIFMGVMLISCVGLMKMVPKKFFPDSDRSQVLMYIDLPSDIAATEADRKVQAISARLRGDADLASEIVSIAAYAGFGGPRFVLSLTPMDPAPNKGFMVLNIRDRTRMGQVIQGVSAILAQEFPEVSAQVTRMFLGPSDSTVLEVQVKGPDREVIFSTAREIETIFRSVPGALDVKQSWEARIPSLMIEVDQAQARIVGITSGDIARSLKGVINGYQLSEYREGDRIIPIVLRYAGEERTSLQRLKSLTVYPSGGSGEGIPLNQVARVKLSSGYYRVDRENLVRSITVQGRNQYMTAEDMQPRVEENLAHLQESLPPGHWIEFDGVVVESAEGRAALQANLPLCLGLIFILLVGQFNSFKRPMLIVATIPLVIVGVALGLLCMRANFGFMVLLGIYSLAGIIINNAIVLIDRIDIDRKDPSLTMSEAIVRASVRRLRPIVMSTVTTVLGFLPLIIGRDPLFYGMASGMAFGLMVGTVMSLGVVPVLYSYFIGESVRENDSAFLPAAMPNSTGE; from the coding sequence ATGAATATATCCCAACTGGCCTACCGTTACCGCCCGGTGGTTTTCCTCGCCACTGCGGTGGCAGTCGTCTACGGCGCTTTCAGCTATTTCTCCCTCCCGGCGCGAGAGGATCCGAAAATCACCATCCGTGAAGCCGTGATCAGCACCAGCTTTCCAGGTCTGCCCGCGGAGGAGGTGGAGGAGAAAATCACCAAGCCGATTGAAGAGCATGTACGTGCCCTGGGTGAGGTGGAAAACATTCGTTCTACCTCCATCCGGGGGCGTTCGCTGATCCATGTGGAGATCCACGACCGCTACTTCAATCTCGATCAGATCTGGGACGAGGTGCGCGAGCAGATTGATGCCGCCAGGGCAGAACTGCCGGAGGGAACTGGAACTCCCGTGTTGAACGACGATTTCGGGGATGTGGCCGTGGTGACTGCAGCCCTCACTGCCAAACATTTTTCCCAGGCCGAGCAAGTGGAAATGGCGGAGCACATCCGCGCGCGTCTTTATGCCATAGAGGGCACCCGGCGCGTGCAGTTGCTGGGTGTTCAGCCTCAACGGATTTTCGTTGACCTGCCGGAAGCCCGGATGGCCGAGTTGGGTCTCTCCCCGCTGAGATTGGCCTCCCAGTTGCAGCAGCGCAATATATTGCCGCCGGCGGGTGTCATCGAGGCGGGGGAGCAGCGTTTCGCCCTGCAGGTATCCGGAGAGTACCGGAGCCTGGAAATGTTGAAACTGGCTGAGATCCAGCTTCCCGCCGGCCGCGGCACTGTCCGCCTGAGCGATTTGGGGCGAATAGAGCGAGGACACCAAGAGCCCGTAGAGCAGACGGCTTACTTCAACGGGCGGCGGGCGATCGTGTTCGCGATCTCGATGCTGGATGGCTACAGCGTCCTGGACTACGGGAATGCGGTTGCGGAGGCCTTGAAAGAAATCCGAACCACACTGCCGGCGGGCTACCAACTGGATATCATGACCCTCCAGGCGGAACAGGTGGCAAACGCCGTCTACGGGGTCAGTGCCAATGTAATTCAGACGCTTGTCATTGTATTGGCCGTCGTGATTCTGTTTCTCGGAGTGCGCACCGGACTTATCGTCGGTTCCATTATCCCCATCGTGATGTTGATAACCCTGGCGGTAATGGGATTTGCTGGCCTGACTTTGGAGAGAATGAGCCTTGCGACGTTGATCATTGCCCTGGGACTGCTCGTCGACAATGCCATCGTGATCGCCGAAGATTTCAAAACCCGGCTGGAAGGGGGCGCTTCCCGCGACGAGGCCCTGCGGCAGACAGGCGGCGAGCTGGCCGTTCCCCTACTTTCCTCGACACTCACCACCATTCTGGTATTCCTCCCGCTGATGCTGGCGGAGCATGTGGCTGGAGAGTACACCCGATCCATATCCGTTGTTATTGCCATCACCCTGCTGGCCTCCTGGCTTTTGTCCCTGTCGGTTACGCCGGCACTCTGCCATCGATTTCTGAAGGCTTCTGCTGCCGAAAATAACCTTTCTGATCGCCTGTTCCGGTGGATGGCGGGCCGCTACGAACGGCTGCTTCGCCGGGTAATGCACCGGCGCATGGCCTTCCTGATTTTTATGGGGGTTATGTTGATAAGTTGTGTCGGTCTGATGAAGATGGTTCCGAAGAAATTCTTTCCTGATTCGGACCGCAGCCAAGTGTTGATGTATATCGATTTGCCTTCCGATATAGCTGCCACAGAGGCGGATAGGAAAGTGCAGGCAATCAGCGCCCGGCTGCGCGGCGATGCTGATCTGGCATCGGAGATCGTCAGTATCGCCGCCTACGCGGGATTTGGTGGACCGCGGTTTGTGCTGTCGCTGACACCGATGGACCCGGCCCCCAACAAAGGGTTCATGGTGCTAAACATCCGCGATCGCACGCGCATGGGGCAGGTGATTCAGGGGGTGAGCGCCATTCTTGCACAGGAGTTTCCCGAGGTATCGGCCCAGGTCACCAGGATGTTTCTCGGCCCCTCCGACAGTACCGTACTGGAGGTGCAGGTGAAAGGGCCGGATCGTGAAGTGATCTTCTCCACTGCCCGGGAAATCGAGACCATCTTTCGCAGTGTGCCAGGAGCATTGGACGTAAAACAGAGCTGGGAAGCGCGAATCCCCTCGCTGATGATCGAAGTAGATCAGGCGCAGGCTCGCATTGTGGGCATTACCTCCGGGGACATAGCCCGCTCGCTGAAAGGTGTTATCAACGGCTATCAGTTGAGCGAGTACCGCGAAGGAGACCGTATTATTCCCATTGTACTGCGCTACGCGGGTGAGGAACGCACAAGCCTGCAACGTTTGAAGTCGCTCACGGTTTATCCGTCGGGCGGCTCGGGGGAGGGGATTCCCCTCAATCAGGTGGCCAGAGTCAAACTGAGTAGCGGTTATTACCGGGTGGACAGGGAAAACCTGGTGCGCAGTATCACTGTTCAGGGGCGTAACCAGTATATGACCGCGGAAGACATGCAGCCTAGAGTAGAGGAAAATCTGGCTCACCTGCAGGAATCCCTGCCTCCAGGCCACTGGATTGAATTCGACGGCGTGGTGGTCGAGTCAGCGGAGGGGAGGGCCGCACTGCAGGCAAACCTGCCACTCTGCCTGGGTCTGATTTTTATTCTCCTGGTAGGGCAATTCAACTCCTTCAAACGCCCCATGCTGATTGTGGCCACTATTCCCCTGGTGATCGTAGGGGTGGCTTTGGGGTTGCTGTGCATGCGGGCCAACTTTGGTTTTATGGTATTGCTGGGGATTTACAGTCTTGCCGGAATCATTATCAACAACGCAATTGTGCTGATTGACAGAATCGATATCGACCGGAAGGACCCTTCACTTACCATGTCCGAAGCAATAGTGCGAGCGTCGGTCCGCCGTCTTCGGCCAATTGTGATGTCCACGGTGACCACTGTCCTCGGGTTTCTGCCCCTGATCATCGGCCGGGATCCGCTGTTTTACGGTATGGCCAGTGGCATGGCTTTCGGGCTTATGGTAGGAACGGTGATGAGCTTGGGAGTGGTTCCGGTGCTCTACAGCTACTTTATCGGGGAATCCGTCCGGGAGAACGACTCGGCATTTCTCCCGGCAGCTATGCCAAACAGTACGGGTGAGTGA
- the ycjG gene encoding L-Ala-D/L-Glu epimerase encodes MRARCYAESWPLRTAFVISRGARTEARVVVVEVTGEGVTGVGECTPYARYGEIVDSVIAEIEQVLPEVSAGLDRHQLQSRMPAGAARNALDCALADWETKRNGAEHPGPDSLPTVQTLVIDTPAAMAAAAGTAVGQGAGILKLKLDDRQVLERVAAVRGAAPRAQLVIDANEAWRAEALEERCQQLKGLGVTMLEQPLPADDDAFLASFPHPLPICADESCHTRADLPRLRGRYEMVNIKLDKTGGITEALALAEEARRQGFQLMLGCMLCTSRAIRAAWPLGEKVRFLDLDGPTWLAKDVQPPLRFAGGRVYWV; translated from the coding sequence ATGCGCGCCCGCTGCTACGCGGAGAGTTGGCCCCTGCGCACGGCATTCGTGATTTCCCGCGGCGCGCGTACCGAGGCCCGGGTGGTCGTGGTGGAAGTGACCGGGGAGGGAGTGACCGGCGTCGGCGAGTGCACTCCCTACGCACGCTATGGCGAGATCGTCGACTCGGTGATTGCCGAAATAGAGCAAGTGCTGCCGGAAGTATCCGCAGGGCTGGACCGCCATCAACTGCAATCCCGCATGCCCGCCGGTGCCGCTCGCAACGCGCTGGACTGCGCGCTTGCGGACTGGGAGACAAAGCGCAATGGCGCCGAGCATCCCGGACCCGATTCCCTGCCCACGGTGCAGACCCTGGTGATCGACACCCCCGCGGCCATGGCCGCGGCGGCGGGAACGGCCGTGGGGCAGGGCGCCGGTATTTTGAAACTGAAACTGGACGACCGCCAAGTGCTGGAGCGGGTTGCGGCGGTGCGCGGCGCCGCGCCGCGCGCGCAGCTGGTGATCGACGCCAATGAGGCCTGGCGGGCGGAAGCCCTGGAGGAGCGCTGCCAGCAGCTGAAGGGCCTGGGAGTGACCATGCTGGAACAGCCCCTGCCCGCGGACGACGACGCCTTTCTTGCCAGTTTCCCCCACCCCTTGCCGATCTGTGCCGACGAAAGCTGCCATACCCGCGCCGATCTGCCGCGTCTGCGCGGCCGCTACGAGATGGTCAACATCAAATTGGACAAGACCGGTGGTATCACAGAGGCACTGGCCCTGGCGGAAGAGGCCCGGCGTCAGGGCTTCCAACTGATGCTCGGGTGCATGCTATGCACCTCGCGGGCCATTCGCGCGGCCTGGCCGCTGGGGGAGAAGGTGCGCTTCCTCGACCTGGACGGCCCCACCTGGCTGGCAAAAGATGTACAACCACCGTTGCGCTTTGCCGGTGGCCGGGTTTACTGGGTTTGA
- a CDS encoding efflux RND transporter periplasmic adaptor subunit: MNDCRPLCGHFSLVRPRVLALASAIFLLSACSRSAEETAAAPPLRVVDTALVQSVSVEQVVTLSGRVRAAEQSALSFEVNGEIEHLSVDVGDPVEAGQVLAQLDDTRYQLAHALTVSNEAEALATFRERKLDHERQRQLKDRGVVSQARLDSAKAAMDTAGSRYESARVSRRMAERDLRLTKLKSPFAGSVSRRHVEPSERVNSNQVVLEVISDRQGFEIKTSVPENLIGKLDAQVSQSIALPAVGAVGIPARVRHIGTQPESSNNYPVVLVVEQPVGGIRSGMTAEVRLAFTDRSAAGAVNAGQLAVPLTALVYGADESAHVLRVSKERQLERVEVRIVSLGEQRATVTGELSVGDRVVARGVEFVSAGDLVAVLGLGPERFN; this comes from the coding sequence ATGAATGACTGCAGACCCCTTTGCGGCCACTTCTCACTTGTGAGGCCAAGGGTGTTGGCACTGGCGAGTGCCATATTTCTGTTGAGCGCCTGCTCCCGCTCCGCCGAGGAAACCGCGGCCGCGCCGCCCCTGCGGGTGGTGGACACGGCGCTGGTACAGAGTGTCAGCGTGGAGCAGGTGGTGACCCTGTCCGGGCGCGTGCGGGCGGCCGAGCAGTCGGCCCTGAGCTTTGAGGTGAATGGCGAGATCGAGCACCTGTCGGTGGATGTGGGGGATCCGGTCGAGGCAGGCCAGGTTCTGGCGCAACTGGACGACACCCGCTATCAGTTGGCCCACGCGCTGACGGTTTCCAACGAGGCCGAGGCCCTCGCCACTTTCCGCGAACGCAAGTTGGACCATGAGCGCCAGCGCCAGCTGAAGGACCGGGGAGTGGTGAGCCAGGCGAGGCTGGACAGCGCCAAGGCCGCGATGGACACGGCCGGCTCCCGGTACGAATCGGCCAGGGTATCCCGCAGGATGGCGGAGCGCGACCTCCGGCTGACCAAATTGAAGTCGCCGTTTGCCGGCTCGGTCAGCCGGCGGCATGTAGAACCCTCCGAGCGGGTCAATTCCAACCAGGTCGTCCTCGAAGTGATCTCCGATCGCCAGGGGTTCGAGATAAAGACCAGTGTGCCGGAGAACCTGATCGGTAAGCTGGATGCGCAAGTGTCCCAATCTATTGCTCTCCCGGCGGTGGGAGCAGTCGGCATACCCGCCCGTGTTCGACATATCGGCACCCAGCCGGAGTCATCCAACAATTACCCGGTGGTGCTGGTAGTGGAACAACCGGTGGGGGGAATCCGATCCGGTATGACTGCTGAGGTCCGTCTCGCGTTCACCGATCGGTCCGCAGCGGGTGCCGTCAACGCCGGGCAGTTGGCCGTTCCATTGACGGCACTGGTCTACGGGGCCGACGAGAGTGCCCATGTGTTGCGGGTATCCAAGGAGAGACAGCTGGAGCGCGTAGAGGTGCGGATTGTTTCACTAGGGGAACAGCGGGCGACGGTCACGGGAGAACTTTCCGTCGGCGATCGCGTGGTTGCCCGGGGAGTGGAGTTTGTTTCTGCCGGAGATCTTGTGGCGGTGCTGGGGCTGGGCCCCGAGCGCTTTAACTGA
- a CDS encoding CerR family C-terminal domain-containing protein has protein sequence MNIREYLADETAGKLISAGMRLFGEYGFKGTTTRMIAREAESNIGSIAYYFGNKRSFYLAIVSHIAERMRERFRLDMISQKESHMVGLTAEDAHVILKGMVRNMIQTFVVDDEASCWLLLVMREQANPTEAFDILYNEVFDSVYRILSRLIAVLAGLEHDHIRATLEAHTLIGQVVFFLVGRSSIVRRLGGKDGYSQEVIEIIEETILSHVNFFTRENFASEYTSLK, from the coding sequence ATGAATATAAGAGAATACTTGGCGGACGAAACGGCAGGAAAACTGATATCCGCGGGAATGCGATTGTTTGGAGAGTATGGGTTCAAGGGAACTACCACCCGGATGATTGCCAGGGAGGCGGAATCGAATATTGGGTCCATAGCTTATTATTTTGGAAACAAGCGAAGCTTTTACTTGGCAATTGTAAGTCATATCGCCGAACGCATGCGGGAACGGTTCAGGTTGGACATGATATCCCAGAAAGAGAGTCATATGGTCGGCCTGACAGCCGAGGACGCCCACGTCATTCTGAAGGGCATGGTGCGCAATATGATTCAAACCTTTGTTGTGGATGATGAAGCAAGTTGCTGGCTGTTACTGGTAATGAGGGAACAGGCCAATCCCACGGAGGCATTCGATATCCTCTACAACGAAGTGTTCGATAGTGTGTACAGAATCCTCAGTCGCCTCATAGCCGTTCTTGCCGGACTGGAGCACGACCATATCCGCGCTACCCTGGAAGCCCACACATTAATTGGGCAGGTGGTGTTTTTTCTTGTTGGGCGGAGCTCTATTGTACGCCGGTTGGGGGGGAAAGATGGTTACAGCCAGGAAGTGATAGAGATTATTGAAGAGACCATCCTTTCTCATGTTAACTTCTTCACGAGGGAAAATTTCGCTTCGGAATATACAAGTTTAAAATGA
- a CDS encoding SoxR reducing system RseC family protein — protein MIEERGRIVAVEADAVWVETIQRSGCHGCAAKPGCGTGLLEDYWARASRIRVTLNGRDPEHISLDDSAVIGIAERTLAGGALLVYLLPLISLLLAALAGERLAGETGAIAGAVLGLIAGAVLVRLYSRGHAADPAFAPQLLHIEPASRH, from the coding sequence ATGATCGAAGAGCGCGGCCGCATCGTGGCCGTTGAGGCGGACGCTGTGTGGGTGGAAACCATCCAGCGCAGCGGCTGCCACGGCTGTGCCGCGAAGCCCGGGTGTGGTACTGGCCTACTGGAGGACTACTGGGCCAGGGCGTCGCGCATTCGTGTGACGCTCAACGGGCGCGACCCGGAGCACATTTCCCTCGATGACTCCGCTGTGATCGGCATTGCCGAAAGGACGCTGGCTGGCGGTGCGTTGCTGGTGTATCTCCTGCCTTTGATTTCGTTATTGCTGGCTGCACTGGCCGGAGAGAGGCTGGCCGGAGAAACCGGTGCCATTGCCGGAGCCGTGCTGGGTTTGATCGCCGGCGCTGTGCTGGTGCGCCTGTACAGTCGCGGCCACGCCGCCGATCCCGCCTTTGCCCCGCAGCTGCTGCATATCGAACCCGCTTCCCGCCACTGA
- a CDS encoding 3-deoxy-7-phosphoheptulonate synthase — protein MSVSQKILDNISAPGCGKIISPLQLRTMYPPGREAERLIVRSREAVSRIIQKKDPRLLVIAGPCSIHDPKAAQEYACRLKELHEKYKDNLFILMRTYFEKPRTSLGWKGYINDPDLNNSFEIEKGLCRARELLLFMADLELPCATEALDPVIPQYLGDLVSWVAIGARTTESQVHREMASDLPMPVGFKNGTDGNVQIAANAMKSAANSHRFLKIGEDGYITVARSAGNADTHLILRGGKQPNYGGDCVYEADRTLADIGVNRSIVVDCSHGNARGDHKRQLHVAGEIGLQIREGSRSVVGIMLESHLNEGRQSMDHAQDGGLKYGVSITDPCIGWGDTHTAIHSLSRDISVAIDSRFSPKSLAEVV, from the coding sequence ATGTCAGTTTCACAGAAAATTCTGGACAACATCAGTGCACCGGGGTGCGGGAAAATAATCAGCCCGCTTCAGCTTAGGACTATGTACCCGCCCGGAAGAGAAGCAGAAAGACTGATTGTCAGATCGAGAGAGGCTGTCAGTCGTATCATCCAAAAAAAGGATCCGAGGCTTCTGGTCATAGCCGGCCCCTGTTCGATTCATGACCCCAAGGCCGCGCAGGAATATGCCTGTCGTCTTAAAGAGCTGCACGAGAAGTACAAGGATAATCTCTTTATCCTGATGCGAACCTACTTTGAAAAGCCGCGCACTTCATTGGGCTGGAAAGGTTATATCAACGACCCGGACCTCAACAACTCTTTCGAGATCGAAAAAGGTCTGTGCAGAGCCAGGGAGTTGCTGCTGTTTATGGCCGACCTCGAGCTTCCCTGTGCAACCGAGGCGCTGGACCCCGTAATTCCTCAGTATCTGGGAGATTTGGTCAGTTGGGTCGCCATCGGCGCTCGCACTACGGAGTCCCAGGTTCACCGGGAAATGGCCAGTGATCTTCCCATGCCCGTGGGGTTCAAAAATGGTACAGACGGCAATGTACAGATAGCCGCCAATGCCATGAAGTCGGCCGCCAATTCCCATCGATTCCTGAAAATAGGCGAAGACGGCTATATCACAGTCGCCAGAAGTGCCGGAAACGCCGATACCCACCTGATACTGCGCGGCGGAAAGCAGCCAAATTACGGCGGGGATTGTGTCTATGAGGCAGACAGAACTCTCGCGGATATCGGGGTAAATCGCAGTATTGTAGTGGATTGCAGTCATGGAAATGCCAGAGGGGATCATAAACGGCAGTTGCACGTGGCAGGAGAGATTGGGCTACAGATTCGGGAGGGGTCGAGATCAGTGGTTGGAATCATGCTGGAGAGCCATTTGAATGAAGGGCGACAGTCTATGGATCACGCACAAGACGGAGGACTTAAATACGGTGTTTCCATTACAGACCCCTGTATTGGATGGGGGGATACCCATACAGCTATCCACAGCTTGAGTAGGGATATTTCTGTGGCTATTGACTCCAGGTTTTCGCCAAAATCCCTGGCAGAAGTTGTATGA
- a CDS encoding helix-turn-helix domain-containing protein — MSLVLGILKHISSNHYDVRLQDLAEEVGIEVRKLQRLFKKQVGMSPKRLMKLLRADFARRMLDSYSSLSCLDITYRCGYYDQAHFNREFKDIYHITPNEYRKRLFSERGECIA; from the coding sequence ATGTCCCTTGTACTTGGTATTCTCAAGCATATCTCATCCAATCATTACGATGTCCGATTGCAGGATCTGGCTGAGGAGGTTGGTATTGAAGTGAGAAAACTCCAGAGGTTGTTCAAGAAGCAAGTGGGTATGAGTCCGAAGAGACTGATGAAACTGCTGCGTGCAGACTTCGCCAGAAGAATGCTGGATAGCTATAGCTCCCTGAGTTGCCTCGATATAACCTATCGCTGTGGCTACTATGATCAGGCCCACTTCAATCGGGAGTTTAAGGATATCTATCACATTACTCCCAATGAATATCGAAAGCGGTTGTTTTCTGAAAGAGGCGAGTGTATAGCCTGA
- a CDS encoding NAD(P)-binding domain-containing protein gives MKKCVAVIGAGLSGISAIKQLTDEGHDVVCFERLDNLGGVFSRNEIYDDLHLTISNYFMAYSDYIPVNERLKFWSKAEYREYLRSYVDKFNIAEKIRYSSEVISVRRSVDSALWEVEISRGGQVERLEFDAVIVCSGHFQSPKIPEVEGLENFKGEVIHSKYYRDKSLYEGKRVLCVGLGESSADITSEISTVAKRCVLSLRRYHAVAPRYMAFQEDTYFTIDTSWLTSRIVNRLPHRFHAGITKGIFKRYVNSRNPDLRIRGQWLMKSGPSFHQAVTKNERLFKPIADGKVIPNIGGIKQFDETGVIFKDGTREEIDAVVFCTGYKLEFSFLDKEVSDTRDLFKQMFIPEVGESLAFVGFARPQQGGVPVIAEMQSRYLAQLYSGKAQLPSIGEQRQVIREDAAHWRNEYRITPKVASLVNYCHYMDSLAELVGCMPRIPSLREDLKLRVKLLHGPQFAAQYRLSGPHSMPEEARKFLLEFPNISSWRRIAYLEASAFLCKVIPRIPQFRIRAMQSSRAEPAL, from the coding sequence ATGAAGAAGTGCGTGGCGGTAATCGGCGCTGGCTTGTCCGGTATTTCAGCTATCAAACAGTTGACAGATGAAGGTCATGATGTTGTTTGTTTTGAGCGCCTGGATAATCTCGGGGGGGTGTTTTCAAGAAATGAGATATATGACGACCTTCATCTCACAATATCCAACTATTTCATGGCCTATTCAGATTATATTCCGGTAAATGAGCGTCTGAAATTCTGGTCCAAGGCTGAGTATCGTGAATACCTTAGGTCCTATGTGGACAAGTTCAACATCGCAGAAAAAATAAGGTACAGTTCAGAAGTAATATCGGTTAGAAGATCTGTAGACAGTGCGCTTTGGGAGGTGGAGATTTCTCGCGGAGGGCAGGTAGAAAGGTTGGAGTTTGATGCGGTAATAGTCTGTTCCGGCCACTTTCAGAGCCCGAAGATACCCGAAGTGGAAGGTTTGGAAAACTTTAAGGGTGAAGTCATTCATTCCAAGTATTACCGAGATAAAAGTCTCTATGAGGGAAAGAGAGTGCTTTGTGTCGGTCTGGGAGAAAGTTCCGCTGATATAACCTCGGAGATATCCACTGTTGCAAAGAGGTGTGTTCTCTCCCTTCGCCGCTATCATGCGGTTGCCCCACGATATATGGCTTTTCAGGAAGATACCTATTTTACAATAGATACTTCCTGGCTAACCTCTCGAATTGTAAATCGTCTTCCACACCGATTTCATGCCGGCATCACTAAGGGGATTTTCAAGCGATATGTCAATAGTCGGAATCCGGATCTTAGGATTCGTGGTCAATGGCTGATGAAATCTGGTCCGTCTTTTCACCAGGCGGTTACGAAAAACGAACGGCTGTTCAAGCCTATTGCCGATGGTAAGGTGATTCCCAATATCGGCGGCATAAAGCAGTTCGACGAAACGGGAGTGATCTTCAAGGACGGAACTCGCGAGGAAATCGATGCAGTTGTGTTCTGCACTGGTTACAAACTGGAATTTTCTTTCCTGGATAAGGAGGTTTCCGATACCAGGGATCTCTTCAAGCAGATGTTCATCCCCGAAGTTGGGGAGTCATTGGCGTTTGTCGGTTTCGCTCGTCCCCAGCAAGGCGGAGTGCCTGTGATTGCGGAAATGCAATCCCGCTATCTGGCCCAATTGTATAGCGGAAAGGCCCAGCTGCCTTCAATAGGGGAGCAGCGGCAAGTCATCCGGGAGGATGCTGCACACTGGCGGAATGAATACCGAATCACGCCAAAAGTGGCCTCTCTGGTGAACTATTGCCACTATATGGACTCTCTCGCGGAACTGGTGGGCTGTATGCCCAGGATTCCCTCTCTCCGGGAGGACCTAAAGCTCAGGGTCAAGCTCCTCCACGGCCCGCAGTTCGCCGCCCAGTACCGCTTGTCCGGACCTCATAGTATGCCCGAAGAAGCCAGAAAGTTTCTGCTGGAATTCCCGAATATCAGCTCCTGGCGACGCATCGCCTATCTGGAGGCAAGCGCATTTCTCTGCAAGGTGATACCTCGTATACCTCAGTTTCGTATCAGGGCTATGCAAAGTAGCAGGGCCGAGCCAGCTCTATAG
- a CDS encoding chorismate pyruvate-lyase family protein — protein sequence MIRLSDSTFRREEGCAGRSLELSTFQRILLSSDGTMTNLLEEISRESLCAQKIFEEVGATAFDIPELELLSGQLLWRRTVTLQGKLSGINYLYAESLIAPENLDGKFSDMLLKTKAPIGKMWDLFQVETYKSLVEWGEECSGNTGKYFSISENEALLYRTYRVFSRGKPVMRITEKFPRNWFRNIRFSPKDLFGEKLSAIN from the coding sequence ATGATCAGATTGTCCGATAGTACTTTCCGGCGGGAAGAGGGTTGTGCGGGAAGAAGTCTGGAGCTCAGTACGTTTCAGCGTATCCTGCTTAGTTCAGATGGAACCATGACCAACCTACTGGAAGAGATATCGAGGGAAAGTCTATGTGCACAGAAGATTTTCGAGGAAGTTGGTGCGACGGCTTTCGATATTCCAGAGCTGGAACTGTTATCCGGGCAGCTTCTGTGGCGACGTACGGTAACTCTGCAGGGAAAGCTATCCGGTATCAACTATCTCTATGCGGAATCGCTCATCGCCCCGGAGAATCTGGATGGAAAATTTTCGGATATGCTGCTCAAAACCAAGGCTCCCATTGGGAAAATGTGGGATCTTTTCCAGGTGGAAACTTACAAAAGTCTTGTTGAGTGGGGTGAGGAATGTTCCGGTAATACGGGGAAGTACTTTTCCATCAGTGAAAATGAAGCACTTTTATACCGGACGTACCGGGTTTTTTCCCGCGGCAAGCCGGTGATGAGAATAACGGAAAAATTTCCCAGAAATTGGTTCCGTAATATCCGGTTTTCTCCCAAGGATCTCTTTGGGGAAAAGCTCTCGGCGATCAATTGA